Proteins encoded in a region of the Pelmatolapia mariae isolate MD_Pm_ZW linkage group LG6, Pm_UMD_F_2, whole genome shotgun sequence genome:
- the LOC134629245 gene encoding cysteine-rich hydrophobic domain-containing protein 2 — translation MMEDFDEIYEEEEEEEEDEDRAAEEQLLKYAPDPVVVRGSGHVTVFGLSNKFESEFPSALTGKVAPEEFKASINRVNSCLRKTLPVNVRWLLCGCLCCCCTLGFSLWPVICLSKRTRRSIEKLLEWENSRLYHKLCLHWRLSKRKCETNNMMEYVILIEFLPKVPIFRPD, via the exons ATGATGGAGGACTTTGACGAGATCtacgaagaggaggaggaggaagaggaggacgaggacAGGGCCGCGGAAGAACAGCTCCTTAAGTACGCTCCGGACCCGGTAGTGGTGCGAGGGTCCGGCCACGTAACTGT GTTTGGACTCAGTAACAAATTCGAGTCAGAATTTCCTTCAGCACTTACAGGAAAG GTGGCACCAGAGGAATTCAAAGCCAGTATCAATCGTGTGAACAGCTGCCTCAGAAAGACGCTCCCGGTGAATGTGCGGTGGCTTCTGTGTGGTTGTCTTTGCTGCTGTTGCACACTGGGCTTCAGTTTGTGGCCCGTCATCTGCCTCAGCAAAAGG ACAAGAAGATCTATAGAGAAACTTTTGGAGTGGGAAAACAGCAGACTTTACCACAAG TTGTGTTTGCATTGGAGACTAAGCAAAAGGAAGTGTGAAACCAACAACATGATGGAATAT
- the LOC134628603 gene encoding rhomboid domain-containing protein 2-like, which yields MALTEHIKMICKIIKDIVPAFTSGIVTVSIISCVLFAVQTCLSLKQGIFSIGASVVQNGHLYCILMFPFYHQTFAQLLLNITTLVFLSGSLEKGVGTVRFLFLFLLLSSIIGLFYSFMDLLQEDGFQGHTEGLVPVTLASVAITTMHTKMTKAFLCGVSFPTMALPWVFLVITTALVPHCVLPCNVIAILVGVMYGKGWVSFLDMSEAKAGVLEKLLPFRLFRSISGDMFIPASSEDRKKTLLPQINPTPGSYPVQAYAPLPTANTAAMTYEGWPHQASPTPPLSLHGHVAGHSSGHFSPQSFGHSCNHGHSHGHSHGHKSGGSLLQQ from the coding sequence ATGGCTCTCACTGAGCATATTAAGATGATCTGCAAAATTATCAAAGATATTGTTCCTGCTTTCACCAGCGGGATTGTCACAGTGAGCATCATATCGTGTGTTTTATTTGCAGTCCAAACATGTTTGAGCTTAAAACAAGGCATCTTCAGCATCGGCGCAAGTGTTGTTCAAAACGGACACCTATACTGCATCCTGATGTTTCCCTTTTACCACCAAACCTTTGCTCAGCTCCTTCTGAACATCACAACTTTGGTGTTTCTCAGCGGGAGCTTGGAGAAAGGTGTGGGGACGGTCcgtttcctctttctgttccTCCTGCTGTCCTCGATCATAGGCTTGTTTTACAGCTTCATGGATCTCCTGCAGGAGGACGGCTTCCAGGGTCACACTGAGGGTTTGGTTCCCGTCACTCTTGCCTCTGTGGCTATAACTACCATGCACACAAAGATGACTAAAGCCTTTCTATGTGGAGTGAGTTTTCCCACTATGGCCCTTCCCTGGGTGTTCCTTGTTATCACCACTGCTCTGGTCCCTCACTGTGTGCTGCCCTGTAATGTGATTGCCATCCTGGTTGGGGTGATGTACGGTAAAGGATGGGTTTCTTTTCTGGACATGTCTGAGGCCAAGGCTGGAGTTCTGGAGAAGTTGTTGCCTTTCAGGCTGTTCAGGAGCATCAGTGGTGATATGTTCATCCCAGCTTCCTCTGAGGACAGGAAGAAGACCCTGCTTCCACAGATCAATCCCACACCTGGGTCTTACCCAGTGCAGGCTTATGCTCCATTACCCACTGCCAACACTGCTGCCATGACTTATGAAGGCTGGCCACACCAGGCGAGTCCCACACCACCTCTCAGTCTTCATGGACATGTTGCAGGACACAGCTCTGGACACTTTTCACCACAGAGTTTTGGCCACAGCTGCAACCACGGTCACAGTCATGGTCATAGCCATGGCCATAAGAGCGGAGGATCACTGTTACAACAGTAG